One Equus quagga isolate Etosha38 chromosome 5, UCLA_HA_Equagga_1.0, whole genome shotgun sequence genomic window carries:
- the FBLIM1 gene encoding filamin-binding LIM protein 1, with the protein MALKPEKRVASSVFITLAPPRRDEAVAEDVRRAVCEARPGRPWDSPAPTKAPGAGSAGRPGPWTPPGRAAASVPAVPPQLSNGGCPLPPPTLDSEGALPDLDLLPPPPPPPPAYLPPPDEEPPAPVGASLVSDLEQLHLPPPPPPPQSLAEGPSLQPRPNHLRAAEEELPPPPEEPAGLPEREASTDICAFCHKTVSPRELAVEAMKRQYHAQCFTCRTCRRQLAGQSFYQKDGRPLCEPCYQDTLEKCGKCGEVVQEHIIRALGRAFHPTCFTCVTCARCIGDESFALDSQNEVYCLDDFYRKFAPVCSICENPIIPRDGKDAFKIECMGRNFHENCYRCEDCRILLSVEPTDQGCYPLNDRLFCKPCHVKRSAAGCC; encoded by the exons AGAAGAGGGTCGCCTCGTCTGTCTTTATCACCCTGGCCCCCCCACGTCGAGATGAGGCTGTGGCTGAGGATGTGAGGCGGGCAGTTTGCGAGGCTCGGCCTGGCCGCCCGTGGGACTCTCCTGCCCCAACGAAGGCACCCGGGGCCGGCTCAGCGGGGAGGCCCGGTCCCTGGACACCCCCTGGCAGAGCTGCAGCTTCAGTGCCGGCTGTACCCCCTCAGCTCTCCAATGGAG gatgtcctcttcctcctcctaccCTGGACAGCGAGGGCGCACTCCCCGACCTGGACCTCCTCCCGCCTCCGCCACCGCCCCCACCGGCATACCTGCCTCCTCCGGATGAGGAGCCCCCTGCCCCCGTGGGCGCCTCACTCGTCTCTGACCTAGAGCAGCTgcacctgcccccacccccgcccccaccacag TCCTTGGCAGAGGGGCCTTCACTCCAGCCTCGGCCCAATCATCTTAGGGCGGCAGAGGAGGAGCTGCCGCCTCCCCCAGAAGAGCCTGCTGGCCTCCCCGAGAGAGAGGCGTCGACAG ACATCTGTGCCTTCTGCCACAAGACCGTGTCCCCCCGAGAGCTGGCCGTGGAAGCCATGAAGAGGCAGTACCACGCCCAGTGCTTCACGTGCCGCACCTGCCGCCGCCAGCTGGCCGGGCAGAGCTTCTACCAGAAGGACGGGCGGCCCCTCTGCGAGCCCTGCTACCAG GACACCCTGGAGAAATGTGGCAAGTGTGGCGAGGTGGTCCAGGAGCACATCATCAGGGCCCTGGGCCGGGCCTTCCACCCCACCTGCTTCACGTGTGTGACCTGCGCCCGGTGCATCGGGGACGAGAGCTTTGCCCTGGACAGCCAGAATGAGGTGTACTGCCTGGATGACTTCTACAG GAAATTCGCCCCTGTGTGCAGCATCTGTGAGAATCCCATCATCCCCCGGGATGGGAAGGATGCCTTCAAAATCGAGTGCATGGGAAGAAACTTCCATGAAAATTGCTACAGGTGCGAG GACTGCCGGATCCTCCTGTCTGTGGAGCCCACAGACCAAGGCTGCTACCCGCTGAACGACCGTCTCTTCTGCAAGCCGTGCCACGTGAAGCGGAGTGCTGCGGGGTGCTGCTGA